A single Trichocoleus sp. FACHB-46 DNA region contains:
- a CDS encoding glycosyltransferase family 2 protein — MKLSVIIACFNAANTIAKQLDALAQQQWSEPWEVIVADNGSTDASLEIVRQYQSRIPNLRIVDASHKAGAGPARNAGTRAAQGEALAFCDADDEVAPGWVAAMGQALAEYDFVGCRFDPNKLNESWLVRAHPCTQETELPKSRYMPHLLFTGGGGMGVKRSLHEAMGGFDESVLRLEDIDYCWRLQLSGVKLHFVPDAVLYVRYRPTLTGMYRQARQWAESEVLLYKKYQALGMHPFSWKTGLKSWGRLLQEMPQVRSLESRRQWCWRLAWRWGRLQGSIKYKVWAL, encoded by the coding sequence ATGAAATTAAGTGTCATTATTGCTTGTTTCAATGCAGCCAATACAATCGCTAAACAGTTAGACGCCTTGGCGCAACAGCAGTGGTCGGAGCCGTGGGAAGTAATCGTTGCGGACAATGGCTCCACCGACGCTTCACTGGAGATTGTACGTCAATATCAGAGTCGAATCCCCAACTTACGGATTGTCGATGCCTCCCACAAAGCGGGCGCAGGTCCTGCCCGTAATGCAGGGACGAGAGCAGCTCAAGGTGAAGCACTCGCTTTTTGTGATGCCGATGATGAGGTTGCACCAGGTTGGGTGGCAGCAATGGGGCAGGCGCTGGCTGAATATGACTTCGTGGGGTGTCGATTTGACCCCAATAAACTCAACGAGTCTTGGCTGGTGAGAGCCCACCCCTGTACTCAAGAAACTGAATTGCCCAAAAGCCGCTACATGCCGCATCTGCTGTTTACAGGCGGTGGAGGAATGGGAGTTAAGCGATCGCTGCACGAAGCTATGGGTGGCTTTGATGAGTCAGTTTTGCGGTTAGAAGACATCGATTATTGCTGGCGACTGCAACTATCCGGCGTAAAGCTACACTTCGTTCCTGATGCGGTACTCTACGTGCGTTACCGCCCAACCTTGACAGGTATGTATCGACAAGCAAGACAGTGGGCCGAGTCTGAGGTGCTGCTTTACAAAAAATACCAAGCGTTAGGGATGCACCCATTTTCTTGGAAGACGGGCTTAAAATCTTGGGGTCGCTTGCTCCAAGAAATGCCACAAGTCCGCTCGTTGGAAAGCCGCCGCCAATGGTGTTGGAGATTAGCGTGGCGGTGGGGCCGTCTCCAGGGAAGCATCAAGTACAAAGTTTGGGCGCTCTAA
- a CDS encoding PIG-L deacetylase family protein — translation MLLSRFFQKLHRKRESLNFRFKRTVYAPALWRWLLVNSRPMHLSQKSAIVFAPHQDDESLGCGGLIALKQEQNIPIQVVFLTDGRSSHPKHPFIKGEEMVRIRQQEAIDALQILSVQPSQIHFLSQLDGHLPKLSSSERQQMLAQLVQLLQTIRPEEVYVPYRKDVNADHIAAYELIHTALLASRIPAELIQYPVWSLWKPWVWDFSTPELKNAYRLPIIAMRDRKRQALEVYRSQYQPLPPETKPLLPPGFLDRFLSPYEIFFRPEANQK, via the coding sequence ATGTTATTAAGCAGATTTTTCCAGAAGTTACATCGCAAACGGGAATCTCTAAATTTCCGGTTCAAGCGAACCGTCTACGCTCCAGCTTTGTGGCGCTGGTTACTGGTTAACAGTCGGCCTATGCATCTGAGCCAGAAATCAGCGATTGTTTTTGCACCCCATCAAGATGATGAAAGTCTGGGATGTGGCGGCTTAATTGCCCTCAAACAAGAACAAAACATCCCGATTCAGGTTGTGTTTTTGACAGATGGCCGCTCCTCGCATCCAAAACATCCTTTTATTAAAGGAGAGGAGATGGTACGAATTCGCCAACAGGAGGCGATTGATGCCTTGCAAATCTTGAGTGTTCAGCCATCTCAAATCCACTTCTTGAGCCAACTAGATGGTCATCTGCCCAAATTATCGAGTAGTGAGCGCCAGCAAATGCTCGCCCAGCTAGTTCAGCTATTGCAGACCATCAGGCCCGAAGAAGTATATGTCCCCTATCGAAAAGATGTGAACGCCGACCACATAGCGGCCTATGAGCTGATTCACACAGCTCTTCTGGCTTCTAGAATCCCAGCGGAGTTAATTCAATATCCAGTCTGGTCTCTGTGGAAACCTTGGGTCTGGGACTTTAGCACACCGGAGCTAAAAAATGCTTACCGTTTGCCAATTATCGCTATGCGCGATCGCAAACGGCAGGCTCTAGAGGTGTATCGCTCACAATATCAACCATTGCCACCCGAAACAAAACCCCTGCTGCCTCCAGGCTTTCTCGATCGCTTTCTGTCTCCCTACGAAATCTTCTTCCGACCAGAAGCGAATCAGAAATAG
- the acsF gene encoding magnesium-protoporphyrin IX monomethyl ester (oxidative) cyclase — MVDSLKKPGFEELKPGIKVPAKETILTPRFYTTDFDEMAKMDISPNEDELRAILEEFRADYNRHHFVRDAEFEQSWDHIDGETRQLFIEFLERSCTAEFSGFLLYKELARKLKDKNPLLAECFSLMSRDEARHAGFLNKAMTDFNMSLDLGFLTKSRSYTFFKPKFIFYATYLSEKIGYWRYITIFRHLESHPENRIYPIFRFFDNWCQDENRHGDFFDAIMKAQPQFLNDWKAKLWSRFFLLSVFATMYLNDLQRSGFYASLGLNARDYDLHVINKTNETAGRVFPVILDVENPKFVARMDKAAEAFLKLNKVIESNQPKAVKFFQKLPHIGSIAWQMLRLYLMKPIDMVALEGTVR; from the coding sequence ATGGTAGATTCCCTCAAGAAACCTGGTTTTGAAGAACTGAAGCCAGGAATCAAAGTCCCCGCGAAGGAAACCATTCTCACTCCTCGGTTCTACACCACCGACTTTGATGAGATGGCAAAGATGGACATCTCTCCCAACGAGGACGAGTTGAGAGCCATCCTGGAAGAATTTCGGGCTGACTACAATCGCCACCATTTTGTGCGGGATGCTGAGTTTGAGCAATCTTGGGATCACATTGATGGCGAAACCCGTCAGCTATTTATTGAGTTTCTAGAGCGCTCTTGCACCGCTGAGTTCTCTGGCTTCCTGCTCTACAAAGAACTAGCCCGCAAGCTGAAAGACAAGAACCCCTTGCTAGCAGAGTGCTTCTCGCTGATGTCGCGGGATGAGGCGCGTCACGCTGGTTTCCTCAACAAGGCGATGACCGACTTCAACATGTCGCTCGACTTGGGTTTCTTGACCAAGAGCCGCAGCTACACTTTCTTTAAGCCGAAGTTTATCTTCTACGCGACTTACCTCTCTGAAAAGATTGGCTACTGGCGGTACATCACAATCTTCCGTCACCTAGAGTCGCACCCTGAGAATCGCATCTACCCCATTTTCCGATTCTTTGATAACTGGTGCCAAGATGAGAACCGTCATGGTGACTTCTTTGACGCCATCATGAAGGCTCAGCCCCAGTTCCTCAACGATTGGAAAGCAAAACTCTGGAGTCGCTTCTTCTTGCTCTCCGTTTTTGCCACCATGTACCTCAACGACCTTCAGCGCTCTGGTTTCTACGCTTCTCTGGGCCTGAATGCTAGAGATTATGATCTGCATGTGATCAACAAAACCAACGAAACTGCGGGTCGCGTTTTCCCCGTAATTTTGGATGTAGAAAATCCTAAATTCGTGGCTCGGATGGATAAGGCGGCTGAGGCATTTCTGAAGCTGAACAAGGTCATTGAGTCTAACCAGCCCAAAGCCGTGAAGTTCTTCCAGAAGCTACCACACATCGGTTCGATCGCTTGGCAAATGCTGCGGTTGTACCTGATGAAGCCGATTGATATGGTGGCTTTAGAAGGCACTGTACGCTAA
- a CDS encoding NAD(P)-dependent alcohol dehydrogenase → MIYNTKAYAAASATSPLTSTQIKRRNPTEHDVQIEILFCGICHSDVHSVRDEWSDFMSTTYPIVPGHEIVGRVTQVGSAVTKYKPGDLAAIGCMVDSDLTCPRCQAGFQQFCHNVIFTYNSPDKHKTAPVTYGGYSDSIVADERFVLRVPENLDLAGVAPLLCAGITTYSPLRHWGVTEGKKVGVVGLGGLGHMGVKFAHAFGAHVVVFTTSPDKTEDALRLGADEVVVSRNADEMKKHEDSFDFILDTVSAKHDINAYLNLLRLDGNITLVGAPEKPLDIAAFSLLVGRRSLSGSMIGGIPETQEMLDFCGQHNITSDVEVVPIQKVNEAYDRLLKSDVKYRFVIDMASLKLE, encoded by the coding sequence TTGATTTACAACACGAAAGCGTATGCGGCAGCCAGTGCAACATCACCACTGACCTCTACCCAGATCAAGCGACGCAATCCAACTGAACACGATGTACAGATCGAAATCTTGTTTTGCGGCATCTGTCACTCTGATGTTCATTCAGTACGTGACGAGTGGAGCGACTTTATGTCCACTACCTACCCGATTGTCCCGGGTCATGAGATCGTCGGTCGTGTAACTCAGGTTGGCTCAGCAGTGACTAAGTACAAACCGGGCGATCTGGCTGCGATCGGCTGCATGGTTGATTCGGATTTGACCTGTCCTCGCTGCCAAGCTGGCTTTCAGCAGTTTTGTCACAATGTCATCTTCACCTACAACTCCCCGGACAAGCACAAGACTGCTCCAGTTACCTACGGTGGCTACTCCGATAGCATTGTCGCTGATGAACGCTTCGTTCTGCGAGTTCCAGAGAACCTCGATCTGGCTGGAGTCGCGCCGCTGCTTTGCGCCGGGATTACAACCTATTCACCCCTGCGCCACTGGGGTGTTACCGAGGGCAAGAAGGTTGGCGTGGTTGGTCTGGGCGGGCTGGGACACATGGGTGTGAAATTCGCCCATGCGTTCGGTGCTCACGTTGTTGTCTTTACCACCTCGCCTGACAAGACGGAAGACGCGCTTCGCCTCGGTGCTGATGAAGTGGTCGTTTCCCGTAATGCTGACGAGATGAAGAAGCACGAGGACAGCTTCGATTTCATTCTCGATACCGTCTCCGCCAAACATGACATCAACGCCTATCTCAACCTGCTCCGCCTCGACGGTAACATTACCCTAGTTGGTGCACCAGAGAAGCCGCTGGATATCGCGGCATTCAGCCTTCTCGTGGGTCGCCGCAGTCTTTCTGGCTCTATGATCGGCGGCATCCCAGAAACCCAGGAAATGCTCGATTTCTGCGGTCAGCACAACATTACCTCTGATGTTGAAGTTGTCCCTATCCAAAAGGTCAACGAAGCTTACGATCGCCTGCTCAAGTCTGATGTGAAATACCGCTTTGTCATTGATATGGCTTCCCTGAAATTAGAATAG